The proteins below are encoded in one region of Mesoplasma melaleucae:
- a CDS encoding SIS domain-containing protein has translation MDITNTLNNIDDNKIIKASNILVKAEKINIASLCGNYSLKYLFEYKLTRVGKNVMLSLDWHQQIINLNFISKNDVLIVISCSMNKNEISKFIEKAISKKIKIILLTGEFENNWNDKVDVCIKVSSSDAKFRSFSFTSKACMNLAIEMIFKEMLKNILPEVDVIEEWKWQNK, from the coding sequence TTGGATATAACAAACACATTAAATAATATTGATGATAATAAAATAATTAAAGCTTCAAATATATTAGTAAAAGCAGAAAAAATAAACATTGCATCTCTTTGTGGGAATTACTCACTTAAATATCTTTTTGAATATAAATTAACTAGAGTTGGAAAAAATGTAATGTTAAGTTTAGACTGACATCAACAAATTATTAATTTAAATTTCATAAGTAAAAATGACGTATTAATAGTAATTTCTTGTTCAATGAATAAAAATGAAATATCAAAATTTATTGAAAAAGCGATTTCAAAGAAAATAAAAATTATTTTATTAACTGGTGAATTCGAAAATAATTGAAATGATAAAGTTGATGTTTGTATTAAAGTATCATCATCAGATGCAAAATTTAGATCATTCTCTTTTACTTCAAAAGCATGTATGAATTTAGCAATTGAAATGATTTTTAAGGAAATGCTAAAAAATATATTACCTGAAGTTGATGTAATTGAAGAATGAAAATGGCAAAACAAGTAA
- a CDS encoding HD domain-containing protein, protein MEKVFRDSVHGDIFIYDEIFIEIINSPEMQRLRRVLQLGGAQYAYAGASHTRFTHCIGVYHIIYQFLQTPNFAKISDKEKKIVLLAGLMHDIGHGPFSHTFEKITKRSHEEYSADIIKNPNGNIAKILKKHKVNPEDVIAILEGKYPNKVLNLLVSSQLDADRIDYLMRDSYYCGVNYVSVDTEFLIRNVRIVDNKIVFPKKTIHAIESYLLGRYLMYKQVYEHTISIAFDVTLVSWFERIVDLNNDGFDFKDSRIKYYFNYIFDGKNIPIDLYLILDDFTMVDIIKNCKNENDHILSDLSSRIFNRNFLKLKEADEFKIREIKALLKEEGKELKYYFIEPKIKRPSIYKDGLIDGKDQTIYIIDKNNVVKSLTKFSLLANTVKQIEEEKIVKKYFFPKEVM, encoded by the coding sequence ATGGAAAAAGTTTTTAGAGATAGTGTGCACGGTGATATTTTTATTTATGATGAAATATTCATAGAAATTATTAATTCACCTGAAATGCAACGTTTAAGAAGAGTTCTTCAACTAGGAGGAGCTCAATATGCTTATGCAGGAGCTTCACATACAAGATTTACTCATTGTATTGGAGTTTATCATATTATTTATCAATTTTTGCAAACTCCTAATTTTGCTAAGATTTCTGATAAAGAGAAAAAAATTGTTTTACTAGCAGGATTAATGCATGATATTGGTCATGGACCATTTTCACATACTTTTGAAAAAATAACTAAAAGAAGTCATGAAGAGTATAGTGCTGATATTATCAAAAACCCCAATGGAAATATTGCAAAAATATTGAAAAAACATAAAGTAAATCCTGAAGATGTAATTGCTATTTTAGAAGGTAAATATCCAAATAAGGTTTTAAATTTATTAGTTAGCAGTCAATTAGATGCAGATCGAATTGATTATCTAATGAGAGATTCATATTATTGTGGAGTAAACTATGTTTCAGTTGATACTGAATTTTTAATTAGAAATGTAAGAATAGTAGATAATAAAATTGTTTTCCCTAAAAAAACAATTCATGCAATTGAATCATACTTGCTTGGAAGATACCTTATGTACAAACAAGTTTATGAACATACTATATCAATAGCTTTTGATGTTACACTAGTTAGTTGATTTGAAAGAATTGTTGATTTAAATAATGATGGATTTGATTTTAAAGATTCAAGAATAAAATATTATTTTAATTATATTTTTGATGGAAAAAATATTCCAATAGATTTATACTTAATTTTAGATGATTTTACAATGGTTGATATCATCAAAAATTGTAAGAATGAAAATGATCATATCTTAAGTGATTTATCATCAAGAATATTTAATAGAAATTTCTTGAAATTAAAAGAAGCAGATGAATTTAAAATTAGAGAAATTAAAGCTTTACTAAAAGAAGAAGGTAAAGAATTGAAATACTACTTTATTGAACCTAAAATCAAAAGACCAAGTATTTATAAAGATGGACTAATTGATGGTAAAGATCAGACAATTTATATAATTGATAAAAATAATGTTGTTAAATCATTAACTAAGTTTAGTTTATTAGCTAACACAGTTAAACAAATTGAAGAAGAAAAAATAGTTAAAAAATACTTTTTCCCAAAAGAAGTAATGTAG
- a CDS encoding DHH family phosphoesterase, protein MKETNYKLLVAKIKKYKNIIILKHIRPDWDAQGSSMGLAYLIQENYKGKTIVVPGDRLDDNVDFWEDNITDKFIKSALVIIVDTATKSRLDFDRYDLAEETFKIDHHVNIDPYAKNEIVHETAIACTEVITLWAEVMKLKWNSNAASNLYKGLVTDSGRFLFPNTSYKTFNAAKVLLENGANLKQVHDSLFVSDLKRKKYANFAFSKLQLSEKGVGHITITKKDQKPWNYSYDEIKSALGTMSGIDEIKIWVLVIELDDEIKVSIRSRDYEIDKIANKYDGGGHKLASACKLKALSDIDKLVKDLDKVIAKGKKKYDTK, encoded by the coding sequence ATGAAAGAAACAAATTACAAACTGTTAGTTGCAAAAATTAAGAAATATAAAAATATTATAATTTTAAAACACATTAGACCAGATTGAGATGCTCAAGGTAGCTCAATGGGGCTTGCTTATTTAATTCAAGAAAATTATAAAGGTAAAACAATTGTTGTGCCTGGTGATAGATTAGATGATAATGTTGATTTTTGAGAAGATAACATAACTGATAAATTTATTAAATCAGCTTTAGTAATAATAGTTGATACAGCAACAAAATCAAGATTAGATTTTGATAGATATGACTTAGCCGAAGAAACTTTTAAAATTGATCACCATGTAAACATTGATCCATATGCAAAAAATGAAATTGTGCATGAGACTGCAATAGCATGTACAGAAGTTATAACTTTATGAGCAGAAGTAATGAAATTAAAATGAAATTCTAATGCTGCTTCAAATTTATACAAGGGATTAGTAACAGATAGTGGAAGGTTCTTATTCCCAAATACAAGCTACAAAACTTTTAATGCTGCAAAAGTATTACTTGAAAATGGAGCTAATTTAAAACAAGTTCATGATTCATTATTCGTATCAGATTTAAAAAGAAAAAAATATGCAAACTTTGCTTTTTCAAAATTACAATTATCAGAAAAAGGTGTAGGACATATTACTATTACTAAAAAAGATCAAAAACCTTGAAATTATTCATACGATGAAATTAAATCAGCTTTAGGAACAATGAGTGGAATCGATGAAATTAAAATCTGAGTTCTAGTTATTGAATTAGATGATGAAATTAAAGTTTCAATCAGAAGTAGAGATTATGAAATTGATAAAATTGCCAATAAATATGATGGTGGTGGACACAAACTAGCAAGTGCATGTAAATTAAAAGCATTAAGTGATATTGATAAACTTGTAAAAGATTTAGATAAAGTTATTGCAAAAGGAAAAAAAAAATATGATACCAAATAG
- the rpmE gene encoding 50S ribosomal protein L31, with protein sequence MPKKDIQPKYFEEAKFICTTCANEFICGTTKREEMRIDLCSNCHPFFSGAQNFANTTGRVEQFKSKFARKEAINATAQKNSEYQKSKNKENK encoded by the coding sequence ATGCCAAAAAAAGATATTCAACCAAAATACTTTGAGGAAGCAAAATTTATTTGTACAACATGTGCTAATGAATTTATTTGTGGAACTACAAAAAGAGAAGAAATGAGAATTGATCTTTGTTCAAATTGTCACCCATTTTTCTCAGGAGCACAAAACTTTGCAAACACAACAGGTCGTGTTGAACAATTTAAATCAAAATTTGCAAGAAAAGAAGCAATTAATGCAACTGCTCAAAAAAATTCTGAATACCAAAAATCAAAAAATAAAGAAAATAAATAA
- the fba gene encoding class II fructose-1,6-bisphosphate aldolase: MTRLYHEKLVNATAMVKAAHENKYAIGHFNINNLEWTKAILEAAQASNTPVILGTSEGAIKYMGGPITVVGMVNGLLDELNITVPVALHLDHGQSIEMAKKCILAGYSSVMFDGSHLPYEENLAKTKELLIFANEHEISVEAEIGSIGGEEDGVVGNGELGDPTQATEISKTGISMLAAGIGNIHGKYPEWWTGLSFDTLEALQSACKMPMVLHGGSGIPQDQVEKAISMGISKINVNTELQLAFRDATRKYIEAGKDLDNKAKGFDPRKLLNPGYQALKETFNELTGWFRCKGKA; this comes from the coding sequence ATGACAAGACTATATCATGAAAAATTAGTTAATGCTACAGCTATGGTTAAAGCAGCACACGAAAACAAATATGCAATCGGTCACTTTAACATCAATAACTTAGAATGAACTAAAGCAATTTTAGAAGCAGCTCAAGCTTCAAATACACCAGTTATCTTAGGAACAAGTGAAGGTGCTATTAAATACATGGGTGGACCAATTACTGTTGTAGGAATGGTTAATGGATTATTAGATGAATTAAACATTACTGTACCAGTTGCATTACACTTAGACCACGGACAATCAATCGAAATGGCTAAAAAATGTATTTTAGCTGGTTACTCATCAGTTATGTTTGATGGATCACACTTACCATACGAAGAAAACTTAGCTAAAACTAAAGAATTATTAATTTTCGCTAATGAACACGAAATTTCAGTTGAAGCTGAAATTGGATCAATCGGTGGAGAAGAAGATGGAGTTGTAGGAAACGGTGAATTAGGAGACCCAACTCAAGCAACTGAAATTTCAAAAACAGGAATTTCAATGCTAGCAGCAGGAATCGGAAACATTCACGGTAAATACCCAGAATGATGAACAGGTTTATCATTCGATACTTTAGAAGCTTTACAATCAGCATGTAAAATGCCAATGGTATTACATGGTGGAAGTGGAATCCCTCAAGATCAAGTTGAAAAAGCAATCTCAATGGGAATTTCAAAAATCAATGTTAATACTGAATTACAATTAGCATTTAGAGATGCAACAAGAAAATACATAGAAGCTGGAAAAGACTTAGATAATAAAGCAAAAGGATTTGACCCAAGAAAATTATTAAATCCTGGATACCAAGCATTAAAAGAAACATTCAACGAATTAACTGGATGATTTAGATGCAAAGGAAAAGCTTAA
- the rpoE gene encoding DNA-directed RNA polymerase subunit delta encodes MQSLSNIDLAYEFLKKRKNPVKLMVIWHAIKNKAVNHKNDESEAIADLYSDLVLDVRFALSTKGEWGLSDDSKIEDVKKKFDSKPIKKKKVDSDDDTEEPTIVDEDDEDPAVYDDLFVEEEDDDSTIVYFDEDED; translated from the coding sequence ATGCAAAGTTTATCAAATATTGATTTAGCTTATGAATTTTTGAAAAAGCGTAAAAATCCAGTTAAATTAATGGTCATTTGACATGCTATCAAAAATAAAGCAGTCAATCATAAAAATGATGAAAGCGAAGCGATTGCTGATCTATACAGTGATTTAGTACTTGATGTAAGGTTCGCCCTTTCTACAAAAGGTGAATGAGGATTAAGCGACGATTCAAAAATTGAAGACGTTAAGAAAAAATTTGACTCTAAACCTATTAAGAAAAAAAAAGTTGATTCTGATGATGATACTGAAGAACCAACTATCGTGGATGAAGATGATGAAGATCCTGCAGTATATGATGATCTTTTTGTTGAAGAAGAAGATGATGATTCAACAATAGTTTATTTTGATGAGGATGAAGATTAA
- a CDS encoding CTP synthase, with amino-acid sequence MAKFVFVTGGVVSGLGKGITASSLGNLLKASGLKVFMQKFDPYLNVDPGTMSPYQHGEVFVTDDGGETDLDLGHYERFIDEKLTKMSSTSAGRIYLEAINAERRGDWGGQTIQVVPHITDSIKNKVYQAAKTSEADVIISEIGGTVGDIESQPFIEAIRQIRMEQGKENVVFIHVALLLYLSASKEYKTKPIQMSVKELLSLGIQPDIIVQRTDKHSSKDIKEKISLFCNIPTNNVIDAIDKESIYEVPLEMYKQNLHGLVLDQLQIKTKKTDMSSWIKFIEKINKSKEEFEVTFVGKYIELQDAYLSVIESLKISGYEFNRKLKINWIQADKLNENNYKEVLQNAKGILVPGGFGDRGIEGMILASKYARENNIPYLGICLGMQVATISMARDFLNLPEANSTEFDNSGAKPIFDFIRGIDVQNLGGTLRLGASYKTSIKKGTLIEKLYGTNEVFERHRHRYEFNNAYKEVLEEKGLVFSGIYEEKKLVEMIELRNHPFFVGSQFHPEFTSRPNKPNPLFKGFVEAIINKNK; translated from the coding sequence ATGGCAAAGTTTGTGTTTGTAACAGGTGGGGTAGTTTCAGGATTAGGAAAAGGAATTACCGCTAGTTCATTAGGTAATTTATTAAAAGCAAGTGGGTTAAAAGTTTTTATGCAAAAATTTGATCCTTATTTAAACGTGGATCCAGGCACAATGAGTCCTTATCAACATGGAGAAGTGTTTGTAACAGATGATGGTGGAGAAACTGATTTAGATTTAGGTCACTACGAAAGATTTATAGATGAAAAGTTAACAAAAATGTCATCAACATCAGCTGGTCGAATTTATTTAGAAGCAATTAATGCTGAAAGACGCGGAGACTGAGGAGGGCAAACAATTCAAGTTGTTCCTCATATTACTGATTCAATCAAAAACAAAGTGTATCAAGCAGCAAAAACATCTGAAGCTGATGTAATTATTTCAGAAATTGGTGGAACTGTTGGAGATATCGAATCACAACCTTTTATAGAAGCTATTAGACAAATTAGAATGGAACAAGGAAAAGAAAATGTTGTATTCATTCATGTTGCATTGCTATTATATTTAAGTGCTTCAAAAGAATATAAAACTAAACCAATTCAAATGTCAGTTAAAGAATTATTAAGTTTAGGAATTCAACCAGATATTATTGTGCAAAGAACAGACAAGCATTCTTCAAAAGATATTAAAGAAAAAATTTCTTTATTTTGTAATATTCCAACTAATAACGTAATTGATGCAATTGATAAAGAATCAATTTATGAAGTGCCTTTAGAAATGTATAAACAAAATTTACATGGATTAGTGTTAGACCAGTTACAAATTAAAACTAAAAAAACTGATATGTCTTCTTGAATTAAATTTATTGAAAAAATTAATAAATCAAAAGAAGAATTTGAAGTTACATTTGTTGGTAAATATATTGAATTACAAGATGCATATCTTTCAGTAATTGAATCATTAAAAATCTCAGGTTATGAGTTTAATAGAAAACTAAAAATTAATTGAATACAAGCTGACAAGCTAAATGAAAATAATTATAAAGAAGTTTTACAAAATGCCAAAGGTATATTAGTTCCTGGTGGTTTTGGAGACCGTGGGATTGAAGGAATGATCTTAGCTTCAAAATATGCAAGAGAAAATAACATTCCTTATTTAGGTATTTGTTTGGGAATGCAAGTTGCAACCATTTCAATGGCTAGAGATTTTTTAAATTTACCAGAAGCAAACTCAACAGAATTTGATAATTCAGGTGCAAAACCAATTTTTGATTTTATTAGAGGAATTGATGTTCAAAATTTAGGTGGAACATTAAGATTAGGGGCTTCTTATAAAACATCAATTAAAAAAGGAACATTAATTGAAAAATTATATGGAACTAATGAAGTGTTTGAAAGACATAGACATAGATATGAATTTAATAATGCATACAAAGAAGTTTTAGAAGAAAAGGGATTAGTATTCTCAGGAATTTATGAAGAGAAAAAATTGGTTGAAATGATTGAATTACGAAATCACCCATTTTTTGTAGGAAGTCAGTTTCATCCAGAATTTACATCAAGACCAAATAAACCAAATCCGTTATTCAAAGGTTTTGTTGAGGCTATAATAAATAAAAATAAATAA